In Myxococcus stipitatus, the following are encoded in one genomic region:
- a CDS encoding response regulator, whose protein sequence is MTNPSPNLQPLVLVVDDYDDAREMYAEYLEFSGFRVAQARNGQEALDQAFALAPDIILMDLSLPVIDGWEATRRLKNDDRTRTIPVVALTGHALTGQSDEARGAGCDSFVTKPCLPDELVTEVRTLLAQRAVAVSR, encoded by the coding sequence ATGACGAATCCCTCCCCGAACCTCCAGCCGCTCGTGCTCGTCGTCGACGACTACGACGATGCGCGGGAGATGTACGCGGAGTACCTCGAGTTCTCCGGGTTCCGCGTGGCGCAGGCGAGAAACGGCCAGGAGGCGTTGGACCAGGCCTTCGCGCTCGCGCCGGACATCATCCTCATGGACCTGTCGCTGCCCGTCATCGACGGCTGGGAAGCCACGCGCCGGCTGAAGAACGATGACCGCACGCGCACCATCCCCGTGGTGGCCCTCACCGGACATGCGCTGACGGGCCAGTCGGATGAGGCCCGGGGCGCGGGGTGCGACTCGTTCGTCACCAAGCCCTGCCTCCCCGATGAGCTGGTCACCGAGGTCCGCACCCTGCTCGCTCAGCGCGCGGTCGCGGTGTCCCGCTAG
- a CDS encoding GvpL/GvpF family gas vesicle protein — translation MTRTSRPSSKARTQGRRGTPARAESPSRERKPRRGASASAPKTRPPTKKARSLRKKASRGPRIREVVDIQEDFRGPWYLHGVARAKGLAKLGALGLGMPPARIHVMKEGTLAALVSPIPTHRVDPTRANLLAHQRATEVILREHTLLPVAFGTVLSSRAQVQQLLRAAKGVLTTALNALEGKVELGLKVLHHREHLSRRMEMEDFSLRRRAGEPEGEHERRLGHAVELRASLDMAAMLESLRPLAAASRIRAPVGERMLLNAAFLVEREKVPAFEAKVRTLAARSDLYAFRFTGPWPAYSFVDVRFGLDEGTVPAASRTAG, via the coding sequence ATGACGAGGACCTCCCGCCCCTCCAGCAAGGCCCGGACACAAGGCCGGCGCGGGACACCCGCGAGGGCGGAGTCACCCTCCCGCGAGCGCAAGCCACGGCGCGGTGCCTCCGCCAGCGCTCCCAAGACGCGCCCCCCCACGAAGAAGGCCAGGTCCCTGCGGAAGAAGGCCTCGCGTGGCCCCAGGATACGGGAGGTCGTTGACATCCAGGAGGACTTCAGAGGTCCATGGTATCTCCACGGGGTTGCCCGCGCGAAGGGGCTCGCGAAGCTGGGGGCGCTGGGGCTGGGCATGCCACCGGCCCGGATTCACGTGATGAAGGAGGGCACGCTGGCCGCCCTCGTGTCGCCCATCCCCACGCACCGGGTGGACCCGACGCGGGCGAACCTGCTGGCCCACCAGCGCGCCACCGAGGTCATCCTCCGCGAGCACACGCTGCTGCCCGTGGCCTTCGGCACCGTGCTGAGCTCCCGGGCCCAGGTTCAACAGCTGCTGCGCGCCGCGAAGGGGGTGCTCACCACCGCCCTGAACGCGCTGGAGGGCAAGGTGGAGCTGGGCCTCAAGGTGCTGCACCATCGCGAGCACCTGTCGCGGCGCATGGAGATGGAGGACTTCAGTCTGCGGCGCCGCGCGGGAGAGCCCGAAGGCGAGCACGAGCGGCGGCTGGGGCACGCGGTGGAGCTGCGCGCCTCACTCGACATGGCCGCGATGTTGGAGAGCCTGCGCCCGCTGGCCGCGGCCTCGCGCATCCGAGCGCCCGTGGGGGAGCGGATGCTGCTCAACGCGGCCTTCCTCGTCGAGCGGGAGAAGGTGCCCGCCTTCGAGGCGAAGGTCCGAACGCTGGCCGCGCGCTCGGACCTCTACGCCTTCCGCTTCACCGGGCCGTGGCCCGCGTACAGCTTCGTCGACGTGAGGTTCGGCCTGGACGAGGGGACTGTCCCCGCCGCCTCACGGACCGCCGGCTGA